From the genome of Triticum aestivum cultivar Chinese Spring chromosome 1A, IWGSC CS RefSeq v2.1, whole genome shotgun sequence:
ATGTACTGAAATAGGAAACTAGAACAGAGCATGACACTGGTATGTTCAATTTATCATGAAGTGGAAAACAAAAATATATTGCTGTCAATGATACCGACATGAAACAATTCTCAGATCCCTACCATAAATATGTCGGATGTTTGTCAAAGGGAGACTGTAAATTGTAAGATGTCAGAAAAAAGATGATTTTCCTGTTTCTGTAGCCAGATAGTCTAATACGAAGTACATATTAAATAAACGAAAAAAATAGTGAACCATATCCAAGTTGTAGAGAACCAAAACCTGGGTGGCGGGGATGTACACCCGCACCTTTCCACCAACTTAGCTAAGCACGCTGCCTAATATGTTCTCAAATAACTACTGGAATATTAAAAAATTAACACATGTGTACATTGTATTAGCTGATTAAATTTCACATGCTTGAAGAAGACATCACTGACCATTAGAGGATTGATAATTATAGATTATCTAAAAGCACCTCTGTTTCTGCAAGAAATTTCCTATAATGATGGCGATTTAACCAGCACTGGTTCTACCAAGCTAGCCGTGACAACTTAGTCGAATAGTAGCAGACTGAATTGTAATTAAAGATCCATTTGGTGCCACAGTTTGCCAACCTAGTACTGTGGAGGAAATGCTTGATTCTGATGACACGTGTCCAGGCCTATTACAGAGAGCAACCGTCTCGGCCAATAAGCCGTTCATGTTACCAATTCATCTCTATCTATCTACAGTCTTCCAAGCATGCCACCATTGATCTTTAATAGTTTTGATATGCTTGGGCCATTTAAACACTTGTAAAGTTATGACAGGACTCTTCTTatcagtttttttttttgagagcaCAATATTCCCCCAAGTTCAACGATGTTGACTGGAAAAGGTTTTACAACATGCCCTCACACTAACTCTGTTAAGAGGGGCAGCTGTGACTGTTCCATTATGGTGTTTGTAAGCAGGACAGCAGAGAGTATTGTAGCGCTGACGAACAAGAAATTGAATCAAGCTACAAATGTTTGACAGTTCCACGAAGAAAAAAAATGTTTGAAATGATATATACTTCATATTTTGTGGTGAAGAATTAATGACTGATCGACTCTAGTGTGCAAGTGAACATAAATCAGTAGCCATTTGATGTAAACAAATATTACTGCACAAATGAAACTAGCCATCCATTGTTGCAGGTGAACGAAAATAGCTAACCTGTGGATTCCTTCAACACAATATCCCAGCAGACGGACCAAATTTTTATGCCTGACATGGCCAATAGCCTCAACTTCAACCCTGAACTCCTTTTCTGCCTGCCCCCTGCAGTGCCATATGAAAACACAATCAGTATGGTGACATCACACAGAACAAGTTTTTGTAAAGAAAATGTGACCCTCAAGGACCAAATCTAATCCAGAGTTCCTTACATGTTATTCAGTAGCTTTTTTATTGCTACATCAGTCCCATTTATGAGTCGACCACGGTAAACCACCCCATATCCACCCTCTCCAATGATGTTCTCCTTAGAAAAACGATTCGTCGAATGCTCCAAATCCCTCAGAGTGAACCAATGGCCCCAACCCAAGTGCGAAAATTCCGGGAGACCAACAAGAGGAGATGCGGAGACGGTCGCATACTGAGAATATTGCCTCCTAGCGTTGCCCGAGCTGCCTTCATCGCCAGAGTAAGCACTACCAGCCCTATCGCATTGGTAGGCCGAGCTGCACTGGCTCAAATTATCAGCATCACTCGACTTTGTCCTGACCAAGTGTCCCAGCATTTTCCCGGAATCTTTGTCATGAGGCTTCTCCTGCACCGTCAACGTGTGGCTTTCTTGCACTTGGTAGTTCTCAACAACAGGATGTTGGCGCACTTCATCCACTGCAATCTCCTTAGATACATCGGGGATTTGAGATACTGGGATCTTATCAGCAGACTTCTTCGGTTTCCTCCGGTAAATGGACCAGAAGCACATGAAACCCAGTATACAGAAGATTACCACCCAGATGCTGATGCCAATCACTATCCACAGCCTCAGGCCAAACGGTGGCGTCTTGGATGACAGCTCTGCACGTAGGCTTTCGGCTGTTACCATCTCTGTTTTGGAGCAGCCTGCACACCAGGATCAGTAATGCAGTGTTAGCCTAGCATCCACTCAACCGGAAGAAATATAATAACCATTAACCAAGGTGGCAATTCATTGAACACAGCAAGCAAACTGAGGCTAATATGACAAAATTGCATACACTTCATTAAACAGAACAGAGAAGATAAGCTGGGATTAATATGAGAACATGGCATACACTTCATTGAACACAGCAAGCAAGACAAGCTGAGATTAATATGAGAACATCGCATACACTTCATTGAACACAGTAAGAAAGACAAAAGGAGATTAATATCAAAACATGGCAATACACTTCATTGAACACAGCAAGAAAGACAAGCTGAGATTAATATCAGAACATGACATACACTTCACTGAACACAGTAAGAAAGACAAAAGGAGATTAATACGAGAACATTACATGGCAATACACTTGATTGAACAAAGCAAGAAAGACAACTTAAGATTAATATCAGAACATGGCAACATACTTCATTGAATAGAGCAAGGAAAACGAGCTGGGATTAATACCAGAAGGTGCCATAAACTTCATTGGAGTTGGGATGAAAAGGTGCATTACGTTGGAAGCATACTACTTATCTGAATGAGGACAACATAAATACAGCACTAATAAGAACAGAAAGCAGGTGTGTCCACTGAAGTTTATGGCAGTCATTATTCACCAGAAATATCAAAAGGGGAGGGAGAAATGGGAAGGAAGAACATGAGGCGCAATTTCCATGTGAGGCGAATTAATTAGAGGAGCAAGCAAAGCATTGATGAGGAATCGTCTGTTCCTCGACGACTACCTGCCCCTTCCCAAGATGAACACTACTAGCAGACACAGCGCCAACATTTACAACTAACTGTGAACTCCTGGAAGCTCAAGGCCACAGCCAGATCAAGAACCTGGGGAGTGGGAGCGAATGGGGCAAGAACCGGCAAGAACGAAGCGAATCGCGCATATCCCCGTCAAATCAAAGCTTTCCCCTTGGGCCTCCGTTGCAAAAGAAAAGATTCGCCGCTTTCTTCCTCGCTACCCGGGGAAAGAATCCAATCGAATCGAGCCAAATCAATCTCATAAGCCCTTCCGGACGCATTGGATCAAAGGTACCACTAGGATCCAGTAACCAAGAACCCACCAGCGCGCCATGGACGCCTACGGCGGCGCAGCTTCCGAGCAGAGGCCCCGCACCCAATGCGAACGGACGAGACGGGGAAGAGGGGAGAGAGCGATGAGGAGGAGACGGGGAGATCACCTACGGAGCGAGAAACCCCTGGCGGCCGCCTCAAGCTTCCTCTAGGGTTCTTTGAGCAGCAGCACCAACCAACCACCCCCGCTGTCGCTATCCGCGTCGCCTCACTCACTCACTGCCTTACTGCCGCCGGCTCGAGCTGCTGCGGCGCCTCCGGGCGGCGACTAGCTCAGCTGCGCCGCGtcggcggggagggggaggcggctcCGGCGCATCAATGTGGGACGgattgggagggagggagggggagcaAGCGGCATTAAAGTTTGGGTCACTCGAGTGAGAGCGCAGAAGCGGAAGGAAACAGCTGTAAAAAGAATGGAGGGGAGAGGGGAGGAAATCCGCCGTTTTCCGCTTTGCTACGTGCACCCCGTGATGGCTTTGGGGGGGACGTGGGGCTGAGGTTGTTTGCGATGATGATTAGTGTAGCGTGTACTCGTAGCTTCATGATGATGCCAAAATTGTTTGTTGATGCTTCTTGTTCTGATGAGGGTGCGGCCAGGTGTGGAATTGACCGGATTATGCAACTAACCCGACTTTTTAGAAAAAGGGATAGTTGAGAGAGGATCAGGTGGGAGGTCGAAACCCTAGTCGCCGTCCCCGTCTGCTCCCCCTCTCGCCGTCGCCGGGCATGTTGTTGGGGGCAAAGCTCATGTGGACACGGTGGCGGGGAGGTCTGCTATGGGATGTCGAAGGAGGTGTGCTTGTGTGGCGGTGTTCGCCAAGCGGTGCTCGACGGGCGGTGTTGGTGATCCAGCACTGCGGTCTTCAATGGCGGTCCGACTTGGCTAGGTCATCGCAGAAGAGGGAGTCGGCGCGCGGTCCTGGACGAGGGCGAGCTCGACATCAGACCTAAACTTGCCATGCAGCAGTATGGgtgaatttcttttcttcatgttttctttaggaagtctttgagttTGGTAGGGGACGACAAGGCGGTGTTCTTGTCTCATTGCACAAATAATGTTCTTGCCGCTCTTTCCTTGTTTCATTGGTGTGCTTGTCTTCGGGGGAGGGCGTTTGCAGCCGTGTCTTTGGCAAGTCTTGCCGGTTTAGGTTTCTGGTGGATTTGTCTAGATTCGGTCGGGCTTCATGGTCTTCGAGGTTGTCGTCGGGAGAGGGCATGTGCTGCAGTGTCTTTGGCAAGTCCGGCCGGTTTAGGTTTATGTGGTTTTGTCTAGATTCGGTCGGGCTTCGTGGTCTCCGAGGTTGTCGTCGAGGGAGGGTGTGTGCAGCCGTGTCTTTGGCAGGTTTTTTAGATCTGGCCGGTTTAGCNNNNNNNNNNNNNNNNNNNNNNNNNNNNNNNNNNNNNNNNNNNNNNNNNNNNNNNNNNNNNNNNNNNNNNNNNNNNNNNNNNNNNNNNNNNNNNNNNNNNNNNNNNNNNNNNNNNNNNNNNNNNNNNNNNNNNNNNNNNNNNNNNNNNNNNNNNNNNNNNNNNNNNNNNNNNNNNNNNNNNNNNNNNNNNNNNNNNNNNNNNNNNNNNNNNNNNNNNNNNNNNNNNNNNNNNNNNNNNNNNNNNNNNNNNNNNNNNNNNNNNNNNNNNNNNNNNNNNNNNNNNNNNNNNNNNNNNNNNNNNNNNNNNNNNNNNNNNNNNNNNNNNNNNNNNNNNNNNNNNNNNNNNNNNNNNNNNNNNNNNNNNNNNNNNNNNNNNNNNNNNNNNNNNNNNNNNNNNNNNNNNNNNNNNNNNNNNNNNNNNNNNNNNNNNNNNNNNNNNNNNNNNNNNNNNNNNNNNNNNNNNNNNNNNNNNNNNNNNNNNNNNNNNNNNNNNNNNNNNNNNNNNNNNNNNNNNNNNNNNNNNNNNNNNNNNNNNNNNNNNNNNNNNNNNNNNNNNNNNNNNNNNNNNNNNNNNNNNNNNNNNNNNNNNNNNNNNNNNNNNNNNNNNNNNNNNNNNNNNNNNNNNNNNNNNNNNNNNNNNNNNNNNNNNNNNNNNNNNNNNNNNNNNNNNNNNNNNNNNNNNNNNNNNNNNNNNNNNNNNNNNNNNNNNNNNNNNNNNNNNNNNNNNNNNNNNNNNNNNNNNNNNNNNNNNNNNNNNNNNNNNNNNNNNNNNNNNNNNNNNNNNNNNNNNNNNNNNNNNNNNNNNNNNNNNNNNNNNNNNNNNNNNNNNNNNNNNNNNNNNNNNNNNNNNNNNNNNNNNNNNNNNNNNNNNNNNNNNNNNNNNNNNNNNNNNNNNNNNNNNNNNNNNNNNNNNNNNNNNNNNNNNNNNNNNNNNNNNNNNNNNNNNNNNNNNNNNNNNNNNNNNNNNNNNNNNNNNNNNNNNNNNNNNNNNNNNNNNNNNNNNNNNNNNNNNNNNNNNNNNNNNNNNNNNNNNNNNNNNNNNNNNNNNNNNNNNNNNNNNNNNNNNNNNNNNNNNNNNNNNNNNNNNNNNNNNNNNNNNNNNNNNNNNNNNNNNNNNNNNNNNNNNNNNNNNNNNNNNNNNNNNNNNNNNNNNNNNNNNNNNNNNNNNNNNNNNNNNNNNNNNNNNNNNNNNNNNNNNNNNNNNNNNNNNNNNNNNNNNNNNNNNNNNNNNNNNNNNNNNNNNNNNNNNNNNNNNNNNNNNNNNNNNNNNNNNNNNNNNNNNNNNNNNNNNNNNNNNNNNNNNNNNNNNNNNNNNNNNNNNNNNNNNNNNNNNNNNNNNNNNNNNNNNNNNNNNNNNNNNNNNNNNNNNNNNNNNNNNNNNNNNNNNNNNNNNNNNNNNNNNNNNNNNNNNNNNNNNNNNNNNNNNNNNNNNNNNNNNNNNNNNNNNNNNNNNNNNNNNNNNNNNNNNNNNNNNNNNNNNNNNNNNNNNNNNNNNNNNNNNNNNNNNNNNNNNNNNNNNNNNNNNNNNNNNNNNNNNNNNNNNNNNNNNNNNNNNNNNNNNNNNNNNNNNNNNNNNNNNNNNNNNNNNNNNNNNNNNNNNNNNNNNNNNNNNNNNNNNNNNNNNNNNNNNNNNNNNNNNNNNNNNNNNNNNNNNNNNNNNNNNNNNNNNNNNNNNNNNNNNNNNNNNNNNNNNNNNNNNNNNNNNNNNNNNNNNNNNNNNNNNNNNNNNNNNNNNNNNNNNNNNNNNNNNNNNNNNNNNNNNNNNNNNNNNNNNNNNNNNNNNNNNNNNNNNNNNNNNNNNNNNNNNNNNNNNNNNNNNNNNNNNNNNNNNNNNNNNNNNNNNNNNNNNNNNNNNNNNNNNNNNNNNNNNNNNNNNNNNNNNNNNNNNNNNNNNNNNNNNNNNNNNNNNNNNNNNNNNNNNNNNNNNNNNNNNNNNNNNNNNNNNNNNNNNNNNNNNNNNNNNNNNNNNNNNNNNNNNNNNNNNNNNNNNNNNNNNNNNNNNNNNNNNNNNNNNNNNNNNNNNNNNNNNNNNNNNNNNNNNNNNNNNNNNNNNNNNNNNNNNNNNNNNNNNNNNNNNNNNNNNNNNNNNNNNNNNNNNNNNNNNNNNNNNNNNNNNNNNNNNNNNNNNNNNNNNNNNNNNNNNNNNNNNNNNNNNNNNNNNNNNNNNNNNNNNNNNNNNNNNNNNNNNNNNNNNNNNNNNNNNNNNNNNNGAGGGTGTGTGCAGTCATGTCTTTGGCAGGTTTTTCAGGTCTGGCCGGTTTAGGTTTCTGGTGGATTTGTCTAGATTCGGTCGGGCTTCGTGGTCTTCGAGGTTGTCGTTCGGGGAGGGCGTGTGCAGCTGTGGCTTTGGCAGGTCTTTCAGGCCTGGCCGGTTTAGGTTTTTGGTGGATTTGTCTAGATTCGGTCGGGCTTCGTGGTCTTCGGAGTTTGTACATGCCTTTTTCAACATTTTCTTTTTCTGGGACGACAATTTGCTTCGCACATCACAACCATCGGCGTCTCCTGGTCCACAACTCTTCGGGCACTGCTTGTAGAAACTCCTGAATTATAAAAACCTCTATTCGAGGTGGAGGCCTAGAGTCAGCATCAAGCTATGCTCATGGGGCACCGCCTATGGATGCAGAGGAAGAAGGTTTGAGCACCTCTAGAATGTTGATGTAGTTGCGAACCAACCCGTGGTTGGATGGTTAAAGGGACAGTGGTATCcttagcccaccagggttcaagtcctgctGCTCGCATTATTTCAGGATTTCCAACGACTCGCTTTCAGTAGGAGGAGAAGTTCCCGTCGCCgatgaggcgcctacggtgacttcgtaaatctcaaaatgatatgaCGGTTCAGTCTCTCGAATGTGCTCATAGGGATATGGTATGCATGTGTGCGTTTATAGGAatgagtgtatgtgcgtatatatgagcgcttgcgtctgtagtGTGTTAAAAAAAAGAATGTTGATGTAGTTTTTATTGTTCTTTATAAGTATCGTACTTTTTTTGGCAGAAGAGTATGATACTTAATATAATATTCTTGGCGGGATGTTGCCATTTTCCCCCTTGTACCCACGATGCAGAGGTGGCAGAACTGATGGCATGCCGGAGGGTCCTGTCGTTGGCGAATGAACTAAATGTTCAGAGGATCAATCTCGAGACAGATTCACAAGTGATGGCGAGAAAGGTCATGAATGAAGAGAAGGACTTCTCGGCCAACGGGCGACTGGTGGAGGAGATAAAAGTGTTACTTGGATCATTTACAGACTTTGGGGTTGCTTGGGTGCGACGCTCTGAAAATAATGTCGCACACGTCCTACCTAGGGAGGGTTGCTTGAAATCTTTATGTAAAACTTGGCTTCATGTGTCTCCTGAGCGTGTTAGCTCGGGGATCATCTGAAGGGGCGTTAAACATTGAATAAAATGGCAACTTTTTCCCCTAAAAAACATATATATAGTATTATCCTAGGCCCTTTATAAATGGAAAAGGAGGGCTTACGAAATGCACAAAATGACACGtatctttttcattttctttttaagAGCATGCAAAAAAATGATGGATCTGCTTTGGTGGCACGGGTCCAGGTGTTTGGTGCGTGAGGCCGTCGAAGCGAAAGCATGATGATGAAGGTGAGGCAAGGGTGTAACGGGCCCACATGACATGGGGAGTGCCGGATTCACGTGTTGCCTAGCGGCGTGCGCGACGCCAAG
Proteins encoded in this window:
- the LOC123070468 gene encoding probable receptor-like protein kinase At2g42960 isoform X1, producing the protein MVTAESLRAELSSKTPPFGLRLWIVIGISIWVVIFCILGFMCFWSIYRRKPKKSADKIPVSQIPDVSKEIAVDEVRQHPVVENYQVQESHTLTVQEKPHDKDSGKMLGHLVRTKSSDADNLSQCSSAYQCDRAGSAYSGDEGSSGNARRQYSQYATVSASPLVGLPEFSHLGWGHWFTLRDLEHSTNRFSKENIIGEGGYGVVYRGRLINGTDVAIKKLLNNMGQAEKEFRVEVEAIGHVRHKNLVRLLGYCVEGIHRMLVYEYVNNGNLEQWIHGAMRQHGVLTWEARMKIILGIAKALAYLHEAIEPKVVHRDIKSSNILIDEDFNGKLSDFGLAKMLGAGKSHITTRVMGTFGYVAPEYANTGLLNEKSDVYSFGVLLLEAVTGRDPVDYGRPANEVHLVEWLKMMVGTKRADEVVDCDMEVKPTIRALKRALLVALRCVDPDSEKRPTMGHVVRMLEAEDVPSREDRRSRRGGHAGGNADAESKASSSEFEVSGDSGPSARFQP